A DNA window from Providencia huaxiensis contains the following coding sequences:
- a CDS encoding ArnT family glycosyltransferase, whose translation MPNKNAPLIILQRSILLLFISFLAMYLLPGIYSHSPWKQDENYSFGIIQTMYETGKWLVPTNAGEPFMEKPPLYYWVAAITSHLFSSFIPLYDAARSASLFFSVINFSFFILLARRFFHAKDFTDTRIWVAFALYACAPGVIRHSHDMFTDVALMAGTTIGLYGLLGLIQQQKMHMSALWLSLGTIVTMLSKGVFIPGVLWICLFLSPIFLAQCRTKQFWLYSLTAGLIAFIAILPWPIQLYLQHPDLFIVWFWENNIGRFFGFSVEKLGAKANLTRIPAAVSLFAFPSGLLAVAYFLRHPVKRLFNSNEFLLALFPLLGIVFLQISASGRALYLLPFIAPMAILGSQTLFCFPEKLLNNIARFAAVLWSVLILFLWACYFISLAGYQQEWLAPFGRWLPMSYQMAFSPVVFICALLITLVWFLRNKIIPNFMPPAFHMMKNWLLGLCAVWGVILTLFLGWIDYAKGFEGVFVDLDQHLTGQFTENDCMASDNIGESEAPMLYYYAGVLHQRQDRFEKPEQCRWLIVLSKTIKPAPQGMELFWHNHRPDEFRENLVVYKVIE comes from the coding sequence ATGCCAAATAAAAATGCACCATTAATCATATTACAGCGGAGTATTTTATTACTTTTCATTAGTTTTCTTGCTATGTATTTATTACCAGGAATATATAGTCATAGCCCTTGGAAGCAAGATGAAAATTATAGTTTTGGTATTATTCAAACTATGTATGAAACAGGTAAATGGTTAGTCCCCACAAATGCGGGCGAGCCGTTTATGGAAAAACCTCCGCTTTATTATTGGGTTGCAGCAATTACCTCTCATTTGTTTTCAAGTTTTATCCCACTTTATGATGCCGCCCGTAGTGCAAGCTTATTTTTTTCGGTGATCAATTTTTCATTTTTTATTCTTTTGGCGCGCCGTTTTTTCCATGCCAAAGACTTCACCGATACCCGTATTTGGGTCGCTTTTGCACTGTATGCTTGTGCCCCCGGTGTTATCAGGCATAGCCATGATATGTTTACCGATGTTGCGCTGATGGCAGGGACGACTATTGGCTTGTATGGGTTATTAGGGCTGATACAACAACAAAAAATGCACATGTCTGCACTTTGGTTATCCCTTGGAACCATCGTCACCATGTTGTCAAAAGGTGTTTTTATCCCTGGTGTTCTCTGGATCTGCCTATTTTTATCGCCAATTTTTCTCGCTCAATGCCGAACTAAGCAATTTTGGTTATACAGCTTAACTGCAGGGTTAATTGCCTTTATCGCGATTTTACCTTGGCCTATCCAACTGTACCTTCAACACCCTGATTTGTTTATCGTGTGGTTTTGGGAAAATAATATCGGCCGCTTCTTTGGTTTTTCGGTTGAAAAATTAGGGGCAAAAGCTAATTTAACCCGGATCCCTGCGGCAGTTTCCTTATTTGCCTTTCCTTCTGGTTTACTGGCTGTTGCTTATTTTCTAAGGCATCCGGTTAAGCGTTTATTTAATTCTAACGAGTTTCTATTGGCGCTATTTCCTTTACTAGGTATCGTTTTTTTACAGATTTCAGCTTCTGGTCGGGCGTTATATTTACTGCCTTTTATTGCCCCCATGGCCATATTAGGAAGCCAGACACTATTTTGTTTCCCAGAAAAGCTCCTCAATAATATTGCCCGCTTTGCAGCTGTTTTGTGGTCTGTACTTATTCTTTTTTTATGGGCCTGCTACTTCATCTCTTTGGCTGGCTATCAACAAGAATGGCTAGCTCCATTTGGCCGCTGGCTCCCTATGAGCTACCAAATGGCATTTTCTCCCGTTGTATTCATCTGTGCTCTGTTGATTACATTGGTATGGTTTTTACGCAATAAAATTATTCCAAACTTTATGCCACCTGCTTTTCATATGATGAAAAACTGGTTATTAGGCTTATGTGCTGTTTGGGGGGTAATTTTAACCTTATTTTTGGGGTGGATAGACTATGCAAAAGGTTTCGAAGGGGTTTTTGTCGATTTAGACCAGCATTTAACTGGCCAATTTACAGAAAATGATTGTATGGCATCTGATAATATTGGTGAATCTGAAGCACCGATGCTCTACTACTACGCGGGGGTATTACACCAACGCCAAGATCGGTTTGAAAAACCGGAACAATGCCGCTGGCTAATTGTACTCTCAAAAACGATTAAACCTGCACCGCAAGGCATGGAATTATTCTGGCACAATCATCGGCCGGATGAATTCAGAGAAAACCTCGTTGTGTATAAAGTTATTGAGTAA
- a CDS encoding NCS2 family permease: MSGQQASSSCKLDSFFKITARGSSVRREIIAGLTTFLAMVYSVIVVPGMLGQAGFPPTAVFIATCLVAGFGSLLMGLWANLPMAIGCAISLTAFTAFSLVLGQQISIPVALGAVFLMGCLFTIISVTGIRSWILRNMPMGIAHGTGIGIGLFLLLIAANGVGLVIKNPNAGLPVALGEFTSFPVLMSLIGLAVIFGLEKRRVPGGVLLVIIAISIIGLIFDPAVKYQGFFKLPSLGDDGLSLVFNMDIMGALQPMVLPSLLALVMTAVFDATGTIRAVAGQANLLDKDGQIIDGGKALTADSVSSIFAGAIGASPAAVYIESAAGTAAGGRTGLTAVVVGVLFLLILFLSPLSYLVPAYATAPALMYVGLLMLSNVSKLDFDDFVDSMSGLLCAVFIVLTCNIVTGIMLGFAALVIGRICAGEWRKLNIGTVIIAVLLVAFYASGLAI, from the coding sequence ATGTCAGGCCAACAGGCTTCATCCAGTTGCAAATTGGATTCATTTTTCAAGATAACAGCGCGCGGCTCTTCAGTTCGCCGTGAAATCATTGCAGGGTTAACCACATTCTTAGCGATGGTTTATTCTGTCATCGTTGTACCTGGCATGTTAGGGCAAGCAGGGTTCCCTCCAACTGCGGTATTTATTGCAACCTGCTTAGTGGCTGGCTTTGGCTCTTTATTAATGGGGTTATGGGCCAATTTACCGATGGCGATTGGTTGTGCGATTTCACTCACTGCATTTACTGCATTCAGTCTGGTGTTAGGGCAGCAAATTAGTATTCCTGTGGCACTAGGCGCTGTATTTTTAATGGGGTGTTTGTTCACCATCATTTCTGTTACAGGTATTCGTAGTTGGATTTTACGCAATATGCCAATGGGTATTGCACATGGTACAGGTATTGGTATCGGTTTATTTTTACTGTTAATCGCTGCTAATGGGGTGGGTTTAGTGATCAAAAACCCAAATGCAGGCCTGCCTGTTGCTCTGGGTGAATTTACGTCTTTCCCTGTCTTGATGTCACTCATTGGGTTAGCGGTCATTTTTGGTTTAGAAAAACGTCGCGTTCCGGGTGGTGTGCTCCTTGTTATTATTGCGATTTCAATTATTGGTTTAATTTTTGATCCTGCTGTGAAATATCAGGGCTTCTTCAAGTTGCCTTCATTGGGTGATGACGGGCTCTCATTGGTTTTTAATATGGATATCATGGGTGCATTACAGCCAATGGTATTGCCAAGCTTGCTTGCATTAGTGATGACGGCAGTTTTTGATGCGACAGGTACTATCCGCGCAGTGGCGGGACAAGCGAATTTATTGGATAAAGACGGCCAAATTATTGATGGTGGTAAAGCATTAACAGCAGACTCCGTGAGCAGTATTTTTGCGGGGGCGATTGGTGCATCACCTGCGGCGGTATATATTGAATCTGCGGCAGGTACCGCTGCGGGTGGCCGTACCGGTTTAACCGCAGTGGTGGTTGGCGTACTATTCTTATTGATTCTCTTTTTATCGCCACTCTCTTATTTGGTGCCTGCCTATGCAACGGCTCCTGCATTGATGTATGTTGGGCTTTTAATGCTCAGTAATGTTTCTAAGCTTGATTTTGATGATTTTGTGGATTCAATGTCTGGCTTATTATGTGCGGTGTTCATTGTTCTGACTTGTAATATTGTCACAGGTATCATGTTGGGCTTTGCCGCTTTGGTTATCGGCCGTATTTGTGCAGGTGAATGGCGCAAATTGAATATTGGTACTGTCATTATTGCGGTACTTTTAGTGGCATTTTACGCTTCAGGATTAGCAATCTAA
- a CDS encoding Na+/H+ antiporter encodes MEIFFTILILILAVSVSGVAAKILPIRIPLPLIQIAIGALLAWPQFGLHVTFDPELFMVLLIPPLLFVDGWKTPTREFFQNGREIFILVLVLVLVTVIGIGYLIYWLMPGIPLIAAFALAAVLSPTDAVALSSIVGKGRIPKRMMSVLEGEALMNDASGLVALKFAVAIAMGTMVFSASGVTIEFFKVAVGGLLAGIIVTWLYSKSLRLMSRWSGDDPATQIVFMLLLPFASYMIAEHIGFSGILAAVAAGMTITKSGVIRNAPLAMRLRADSVWSMLEFVFNGLVFIMLGLQLPGIWETSVIQADLDPSVETWMLFAAVAIIYFALLLLRFCWLWLMKRFSRLFLKKRPLQFANYTVRELWLASFAGVRGAITLAGVLSIPLFLTDGSPFPARYQLVFIAAGVILFSIFAGVVALPLLLRNFKVGDKEADANEIRMAKAAMAEVAIVSLNKMQERLSADVDEKLDSEDISEVASRVTGYLRRRTAGQDEIDHNLLIEDLERRFRLTALRAERGELYHLRATKKISNETLQTLLVDLDLLEAVLIEKEH; translated from the coding sequence ATGGAAATTTTCTTTACTATTCTTATTTTGATTTTAGCTGTCTCTGTTTCAGGGGTGGCCGCTAAAATTCTTCCTATTCGTATTCCTCTTCCTCTCATTCAAATCGCTATTGGTGCGCTATTGGCTTGGCCACAATTTGGCCTACATGTCACCTTTGACCCAGAACTTTTTATGGTTCTGTTAATCCCACCTTTGCTGTTTGTTGATGGATGGAAAACGCCAACCCGTGAGTTCTTTCAAAACGGTCGAGAAATTTTTATTTTAGTGTTGGTTCTCGTATTGGTTACGGTTATTGGGATAGGTTATTTAATTTACTGGTTGATGCCCGGTATTCCATTGATTGCTGCGTTTGCTCTAGCGGCTGTATTATCGCCCACCGATGCCGTTGCATTATCTTCCATTGTTGGAAAAGGGCGTATTCCTAAACGGATGATGAGTGTGCTAGAAGGAGAGGCATTGATGAATGATGCCTCTGGTCTGGTTGCATTAAAATTTGCGGTAGCAATTGCCATGGGAACCATGGTGTTTAGCGCCTCTGGCGTTACCATTGAATTTTTCAAAGTTGCGGTTGGCGGGCTACTCGCAGGTATCATCGTGACTTGGCTATACAGTAAATCATTACGTCTAATGAGCCGCTGGAGCGGTGATGACCCTGCAACCCAAATAGTATTTATGCTATTGCTGCCATTTGCATCATACATGATTGCGGAACATATTGGTTTTTCAGGTATTTTAGCTGCCGTTGCGGCGGGTATGACCATTACAAAATCGGGGGTTATCCGTAACGCTCCATTAGCGATGAGGCTACGTGCTGATAGCGTTTGGTCGATGCTTGAATTTGTCTTTAACGGGTTGGTTTTCATCATGTTAGGGCTTCAATTGCCCGGTATTTGGGAAACGTCTGTTATCCAAGCGGATCTCGACCCAAGCGTAGAAACGTGGATGCTATTTGCCGCGGTGGCAATTATCTATTTTGCTTTACTGCTATTGCGTTTTTGTTGGCTATGGCTGATGAAAAGGTTTAGCCGTTTGTTCTTAAAGAAAAGGCCACTGCAGTTTGCGAACTATACCGTGCGTGAGCTTTGGCTTGCCTCTTTTGCAGGGGTACGCGGGGCGATCACCTTAGCGGGTGTGCTCTCTATCCCGTTATTTTTAACGGATGGCTCGCCATTCCCTGCACGTTACCAGTTAGTATTTATTGCCGCGGGGGTTATCTTATTTTCCATTTTTGCAGGTGTGGTCGCTTTACCGCTTCTGCTGCGTAATTTTAAAGTGGGCGACAAAGAAGCCGATGCCAATGAAATCCGCATGGCAAAAGCCGCAATGGCTGAAGTAGCGATTGTCAGCTTAAATAAGATGCAGGAACGTTTATCTGCTGACGTTGATGAAAAACTCGACTCAGAAGATATCAGTGAAGTTGCTTCCCGTGTGACGGGTTATTTAAGACGACGTACGGCAGGGCAAGATGAAATTGACCATAATTTGCTGATAGAAGACCTTGAACGACGTTTTCGTTTAACGGCTTTACGTGCAGAGCGTGGTGAGCTTTATCACTTGCGCGCCACCAAGAAAATCAGTAATGAGACGCTACAAACGCTGTTGGTCGATCTGGACTTATTAGAAGCCGTCTTGATCGAAAAAGAGCATTAA
- a CDS encoding carboxylate/amino acid/amine transporter has protein sequence MWLLVITTLLWAASFSLIGEYLAGQVDSWFSVLVRVALASLVFLPFLRWRQFSAKVISLYMLVGACQLGIMYLFVFHAYQYLTVAEFLLFTVLTPLYVTLIYDLLERQKLRKGYLFSSLLAVIGAAIIRYDHLSESFWLGLLFVQLANIFFAIGQVGYKRLMEIHPIPQHQAFSWFYLGATLVALLGWLLFGNKSMMPTTTLQWGVLLWLGIAASGIGYFMWNYGATKVDAGTLAIMNNMMVPAGLLVNFAIWQQHPDWLSFTIGSSLIVASLWVHKRWILSRPSHKTSTPQRDPSSPQ, from the coding sequence ATGTGGTTACTTGTTATCACGACGCTGCTTTGGGCAGCGTCGTTTAGTCTTATCGGCGAATACCTTGCGGGCCAAGTAGATAGTTGGTTCTCAGTATTAGTGCGGGTTGCACTGGCTTCGCTGGTTTTTTTACCTTTCCTACGTTGGCGCCAGTTTAGCGCTAAAGTGATTTCGCTCTATATGCTAGTGGGCGCTTGCCAACTTGGCATCATGTACCTGTTTGTATTCCATGCTTATCAATACCTTACTGTTGCTGAATTTTTGCTTTTTACAGTGTTAACACCGCTATACGTCACGTTAATTTATGACTTATTAGAACGGCAGAAGCTGCGTAAAGGCTACCTGTTTAGCTCATTATTAGCGGTGATTGGTGCGGCAATTATTCGTTATGACCACTTGAGTGAATCTTTTTGGTTAGGTTTACTTTTTGTGCAATTAGCAAATATCTTTTTTGCGATTGGACAGGTGGGGTATAAACGTCTGATGGAGATACATCCGATCCCTCAACATCAGGCTTTCTCATGGTTTTACCTTGGTGCAACGCTAGTTGCATTGCTTGGATGGCTGCTATTTGGTAATAAATCGATGATGCCGACAACGACTCTCCAGTGGGGCGTCTTATTGTGGCTGGGTATTGCAGCTTCAGGCATTGGCTACTTTATGTGGAACTATGGCGCAACCAAAGTGGATGCCGGAACCCTTGCTATTATGAATAACATGATGGTCCCAGCGGGGTTATTAGTGAATTTTGCTATCTGGCAACAACACCCGGATTGGCTGAGTTTTACCATAGGATCGAGCTTAATAGTTGCTTCTCTTTGGGTGCATAAGCGTTGGATCCTTTCGCGGCCTTCACATAAGACAAGTACTCCACAGCGTGATCCGTCGTCGCCTCAGTAA
- the metR gene encoding HTH-type transcriptional regulator MetR, with protein MIELKHLKTLQALSQYGSLAATATHLHQTQSALSHQFSDLEHRLGFRLFIRKSQPLRFTPQGEVLLQLAQQVLPLVKDAIRVCNEPGVCALRIAIECHSCIQWLTPALQQFRQTWPQVSVDFKSGVAFDPQPELLSRELDIVMTSDILPDQGIHYTPMFDYEVKLIVANDHPLAKKPHIDPHDLADETLLIYPVQRDRFDVWRHFLQPAGVSPNVKNVDNTLILIQMVAAKMGIAALPHWAVDSFEKQGLIKTKTLGSGLWSRLYAACREGEQRQPAIEAFTEATTDHAVEYLSYVKAAKGSNAYAPKEKQLLSSILW; from the coding sequence ATGATCGAACTAAAACATTTAAAAACATTGCAAGCGCTCAGCCAATACGGTTCATTAGCGGCAACAGCAACACACTTGCACCAGACACAGTCTGCTTTATCACACCAATTTAGTGATTTAGAGCATCGGCTAGGTTTCCGGTTATTTATTCGTAAAAGCCAACCTTTGCGCTTTACGCCACAAGGGGAAGTCTTATTACAGTTGGCACAACAAGTCCTGCCATTAGTAAAAGATGCCATTCGAGTATGTAATGAGCCTGGGGTTTGTGCGTTACGCATCGCGATTGAATGCCATAGCTGCATTCAGTGGTTGACCCCTGCACTACAGCAATTCAGACAAACTTGGCCACAAGTTAGTGTGGATTTTAAATCTGGGGTGGCGTTCGACCCACAACCTGAATTGCTCTCAAGGGAATTGGATATTGTGATGACTTCTGACATCTTGCCAGATCAAGGCATCCACTATACGCCAATGTTTGATTATGAAGTGAAGTTGATTGTGGCGAACGACCACCCCCTAGCCAAGAAACCACATATTGACCCCCATGATTTGGCAGATGAAACGTTGCTTATCTATCCAGTACAACGGGATCGCTTCGATGTGTGGCGCCATTTTCTGCAACCTGCGGGTGTGTCACCTAACGTAAAAAATGTCGATAACACATTAATTTTAATCCAAATGGTCGCTGCTAAAATGGGTATCGCTGCACTTCCTCACTGGGCGGTTGATTCATTTGAAAAACAAGGGCTAATAAAAACCAAAACCTTGGGTAGCGGTTTGTGGAGCCGGCTGTACGCGGCCTGCCGTGAAGGAGAACAGCGCCAGCCAGCTATTGAAGCATTTACTGAGGCGACGACGGATCACGCTGTGGAGTACTTGTCTTATGTGAAGGCCGCGAAAGGATCCAACGCTTATGCACCCAAAGAGAAGCAACTATTAAGCTCGATCCTATGGTAA
- the metE gene encoding 5-methyltetrahydropteroyltriglutamate--homocysteine S-methyltransferase, whose amino-acid sequence MSVINHTLGFPRVGLKRELKRAQEDYWAGKIDQAALLETGYQLRARHWQQQKSAGVELLPVGDFAWYDQVLATSLLLGNVPPRHQNEDGSIDLDTLFRVARGRAPTGKPAPAGEMTKWFNTNYHYIVPEFQKGQQFSLSWTQLFDEVDEALALGHKVKPVIIGPITYLWLGKVKGEPFDRLSLLNELLPVYQEILSRLAEKGLEWVQIDEPALVLDLPEQWQQAYQHAYQALSGHIKLLLTTYFDGVSHHLDLIKQLPVQGLHVDVVAGADDIEKLHQVLPADWVLSLGIINGRNVWKADLGEKFLQVKPLLGQRDIWVGTSCSLLHSPIDLNDETRLDTEVKSWFAFAIQKCEELALLTKALNQPTDSHIAELETYSAPIRARKTSTRVNNASVAQRLAAISEGDTERYSPYPQRAARQRQRFNLPLWPTTTIGSFPQTSEIRTLRLDFKKGNVDKTYYRTNISEHIKQAIKEQEILDIDVLVHGEAERNDMVEYFGEHFDGYVFTQNGWVQSYGSRCVKPPVIIGDISRPEAITVEWAKYAQSLTEKPVKWMLTGPVTILCWSFPREDVSRETIAKQIALALRDEVDDLQKAGIGIIQIDEPALREGLPLRRDEWAAYLKWAVDAFKLSAAIADDDTQIHTHMCYCEFNDIMDSIAALDADVITIETSRSDMDLLDAFEDFDYPNEIGPGVYDIHSPNVPNVEWIVALLRKAAKRVPVERLWVNPDCGLKTRGWPETRQALANMVEAAKQLRNEQ is encoded by the coding sequence ATGTCTGTTATAAATCATACACTTGGTTTTCCACGTGTCGGTCTAAAAAGAGAGCTAAAACGTGCACAAGAAGATTATTGGGCAGGCAAGATTGACCAAGCCGCGCTATTAGAAACCGGTTATCAGTTACGTGCGCGCCATTGGCAACAACAAAAAAGTGCAGGTGTTGAGCTATTACCCGTTGGTGATTTCGCTTGGTATGACCAAGTGCTGGCAACCAGTTTGCTATTGGGCAATGTGCCGCCACGCCATCAAAATGAAGATGGTTCGATTGATTTAGATACCTTATTTCGTGTTGCTCGCGGTCGCGCACCAACGGGCAAACCCGCTCCCGCAGGTGAGATGACGAAGTGGTTTAATACGAACTACCACTACATCGTGCCTGAATTTCAAAAAGGGCAACAATTTTCCCTGTCTTGGACACAACTGTTTGATGAAGTCGATGAGGCATTAGCATTAGGCCACAAGGTAAAACCCGTTATCATTGGCCCTATAACCTACCTCTGGTTAGGTAAAGTGAAAGGTGAACCGTTCGACCGCTTATCATTATTGAATGAATTATTACCTGTATATCAGGAGATCTTGTCTCGCTTAGCAGAAAAAGGCCTTGAGTGGGTACAAATTGATGAGCCTGCATTAGTGTTAGATTTGCCAGAGCAATGGCAGCAAGCTTATCAGCACGCATATCAAGCGCTGTCAGGTCATATAAAGCTGTTGTTAACCACCTATTTTGATGGTGTGAGCCACCATTTAGACTTGATTAAGCAATTGCCAGTGCAAGGTTTACATGTTGATGTGGTCGCAGGCGCTGATGATATTGAAAAACTACATCAAGTGCTGCCCGCAGATTGGGTATTATCACTGGGAATTATTAATGGCCGTAATGTATGGAAGGCGGACTTAGGTGAAAAATTTTTACAGGTGAAACCGCTCTTAGGTCAGCGTGATATATGGGTAGGAACGTCATGTTCATTACTGCATAGCCCAATCGACTTAAATGATGAGACGCGTTTAGATACCGAAGTAAAAAGCTGGTTCGCTTTTGCTATCCAAAAATGCGAAGAACTTGCTCTGTTAACTAAAGCGTTAAATCAGCCAACAGACAGTCACATTGCTGAATTAGAGACATACAGTGCACCTATTCGAGCGCGTAAAACATCAACTCGAGTGAATAATGCATCAGTGGCTCAGCGTCTGGCTGCAATCAGTGAAGGGGATACTGAGCGTTATAGCCCATATCCACAGCGAGCAGCGCGCCAACGTCAACGCTTTAACTTACCATTATGGCCGACCACCACGATTGGTTCTTTCCCACAAACCAGTGAAATTAGAACGCTACGTTTAGATTTCAAAAAAGGAAATGTGGATAAAACCTACTATCGCACCAATATTAGTGAACATATTAAGCAAGCTATTAAAGAACAAGAAATTTTAGATATCGACGTTCTTGTGCATGGCGAAGCTGAACGTAATGACATGGTGGAATACTTTGGTGAGCACTTTGATGGTTATGTATTTACCCAAAATGGTTGGGTTCAAAGCTATGGCTCACGTTGCGTTAAGCCCCCAGTGATTATTGGTGATATTAGTCGCCCAGAAGCGATAACCGTGGAGTGGGCAAAATACGCTCAGTCCTTAACGGAGAAACCGGTCAAATGGATGTTAACTGGCCCTGTCACTATTCTGTGTTGGTCATTCCCACGTGAAGATGTTAGCCGTGAAACGATTGCTAAACAGATTGCGCTAGCGTTACGTGATGAAGTCGATGACTTACAAAAAGCGGGGATCGGTATTATTCAAATCGATGAGCCTGCACTGCGTGAAGGGTTACCACTGCGCAGAGATGAGTGGGCGGCTTACCTCAAATGGGCTGTTGACGCCTTCAAGCTTAGTGCTGCGATTGCTGATGATGACACGCAAATTCACACTCATATGTGCTATTGCGAGTTTAATGACATCATGGATTCTATTGCGGCTCTGGATGCCGACGTGATCACGATTGAAACATCACGTTCAGATATGGATCTGTTAGACGCATTCGAAGATTTTGATTATCCAAATGAAATTGGTCCCGGTGTCTATGATATTCACTCACCAAATGTACCTAATGTGGAATGGATTGTTGCATTATTAAGAAAGGCGGCGAAGCGTGTCCCGGTGGAACGTTTATGGGTTAACCCAGATTGTGGCTTAAAAACTCGCGGCTGGCCAGAAACTCGCCAAGCATTAGCTAACATGGTTGAGGCAGCGAAACAGCTTAGAAATGAGCAGTAA
- a CDS encoding YidB family protein — protein MGLFEQMMGMVAGDKMQQFQSVINWVEEQGGLQGVIEKFNEQGLGGVIASWISEGNNLPIDASQLMQVFGNANIQELAQQVGLEPQATSEMIAKYLPQLVDSATPNGEVPESLDLASIGMNLLKSKLFG, from the coding sequence ATGGGGTTATTTGAGCAAATGATGGGTATGGTTGCAGGCGACAAAATGCAACAATTTCAATCAGTAATAAACTGGGTTGAGGAGCAAGGTGGCCTTCAAGGTGTTATCGAAAAATTTAACGAACAAGGCTTAGGTGGTGTTATTGCATCGTGGATCAGTGAAGGTAATAATTTACCTATCGATGCTAGCCAATTAATGCAAGTTTTTGGAAATGCCAATATCCAAGAGTTAGCTCAACAGGTTGGCTTAGAGCCTCAAGCAACCTCAGAAATGATTGCTAAATATCTTCCTCAATTAGTTGATAGTGCCACACCAAATGGCGAAGTTCCTGAAAGCCTCGATCTTGCTTCTATCGGTATGAACTTACTGAAATCTAAATTATTTGGTTAA
- the ltnD gene encoding L-threonate dehydrogenase, with the protein MGNFVNKVGVIGLGSMGMGIAQSLIKNNIPTYGFDLNQGACESLLRGGAVAVGQNAAEFAHEIDALLLVVVNGRQVEAILFSGEQPLVEQLRPGTVIVLHSTLSAEQTKNIAQRLASYQLPLVDAPISGGSIKAAEGKLTIMASGEPALFERLSPVFDAISERLYRVGDDVGLGSTVKTIHQLLAGVHIAVAAESMALAAKAGINLDVMYDIVTHAAGNSWMFENRMQHVLDGDYTPKSSVDIFVKDLGLVMETGKALNFPLPLASTAHQMFISASNEGFGLQDDSAVIKTFKGITLPEKKA; encoded by the coding sequence ATGGGAAATTTCGTTAATAAAGTTGGCGTGATTGGCCTAGGTTCTATGGGGATGGGGATCGCACAATCTCTTATAAAAAATAACATTCCTACCTATGGATTTGATTTAAACCAAGGTGCTTGCGAAAGCCTACTTCGTGGTGGAGCTGTTGCAGTGGGGCAAAATGCAGCGGAATTCGCCCATGAGATTGACGCTTTATTGTTAGTGGTCGTCAATGGTCGTCAAGTTGAAGCGATTTTATTTTCGGGTGAACAGCCTCTTGTTGAGCAATTACGCCCCGGTACAGTTATTGTACTGCATAGCACACTCTCCGCTGAGCAAACAAAAAATATCGCTCAGCGCCTTGCCTCATATCAATTACCGCTTGTAGATGCGCCTATTTCAGGCGGTTCAATTAAAGCCGCTGAAGGGAAGTTGACCATAATGGCTTCAGGTGAGCCTGCTTTATTTGAGCGGCTTTCACCCGTATTTGACGCTATTTCTGAGCGCTTATATCGTGTAGGGGATGACGTTGGCTTAGGCTCAACCGTCAAAACGATTCACCAGTTATTAGCTGGGGTGCATATTGCTGTTGCTGCAGAAAGTATGGCTTTAGCCGCCAAAGCGGGTATTAACCTTGATGTGATGTATGACATTGTTACCCATGCAGCTGGAAATTCATGGATGTTTGAAAACCGCATGCAACATGTTCTAGATGGTGATTACACCCCAAAATCGTCAGTCGATATTTTTGTCAAAGATTTAGGGCTAGTGATGGAAACAGGGAAAGCATTAAATTTCCCGCTCCCACTAGCTTCAACCGCCCATCAAATGTTTATTTCAGCGAGCAATGAAGGTTTTGGTTTGCAGGATGACAGCGCGGTGATCAAAACATTTAAAGGTATTACTTTACCGGAGAAAAAAGCATGA